The following coding sequences are from one Treponema bryantii window:
- the hemW gene encoding radical SAM family heme chaperone HemW, giving the protein MMESSLYIHIPFCISKCAYCDFFSKPYEAVPDSYIDALCNEIDFRISENNIKKLKTIYIGGGTPSLLTENQLKKIFSKIKSSVELAFDVEITIEVNPDDVTETLLRALFDCGVTRISCGIQSMNDSVLKKACRRADVQTNKNAMEIISQNWKGEVSYDLISGLPGESEESLIAGLNELCLYKPDHISLYSLTIEENTPFGKQLAAGNLDYDFDYADKLWLAGRDFLEAHGYKWYEVSNFCLPGKECRHNLVYWNHGNYIGCGSGACGTVYKPDGSGFRWTNNSDIDEYIKVQNGQPPQSSENIELETSQFEFFMMGLRKTIGISEKEYKEIFACGLPEKFLLLFNAWKEKGLCTLTQDGRYAMSREGMLFLNRFLEDLF; this is encoded by the coding sequence ATGATGGAAAGTTCCCTTTATATACATATTCCGTTTTGTATTTCAAAATGCGCCTATTGTGATTTTTTCAGTAAGCCATATGAAGCAGTTCCTGATTCTTATATAGATGCATTGTGTAATGAAATCGACTTCCGTATTTCAGAGAATAATATAAAAAAGCTTAAAACAATTTATATAGGTGGCGGAACTCCAAGCCTTCTGACTGAAAATCAGCTTAAAAAAATCTTTTCAAAAATAAAATCTTCAGTAGAACTTGCTTTTGATGTTGAAATTACTATTGAAGTTAATCCGGATGATGTAACTGAAACTCTGCTGCGAGCTCTTTTTGACTGTGGAGTTACACGTATTTCCTGCGGAATACAGAGCATGAATGATTCTGTGCTCAAAAAAGCCTGCCGGCGTGCTGATGTTCAGACAAATAAAAACGCAATGGAAATTATAAGTCAGAATTGGAAGGGTGAAGTTTCATATGATCTGATTTCGGGGCTTCCCGGAGAGTCTGAAGAGAGCCTTATTGCAGGGCTGAATGAACTTTGTTTGTATAAACCAGATCATATATCTTTGTATTCCCTTACCATCGAAGAAAATACGCCGTTTGGAAAACAACTTGCTGCTGGTAACCTGGATTATGATTTTGATTATGCAGATAAGTTATGGCTAGCTGGCAGAGACTTCCTCGAAGCACACGGCTATAAATGGTACGAGGTTTCAAATTTCTGCCTCCCTGGAAAAGAATGTCGTCATAATCTTGTTTACTGGAATCATGGAAATTATATCGGTTGTGGAAGTGGTGCCTGTGGTACAGTCTATAAACCGGATGGCTCAGGCTTCAGATGGACTAATAATTCTGATATAGATGAATATATAAAAGTACAGAATGGACAGCCTCCACAGAGTTCTGAAAATATTGAACTTGAGACTTCTCAATTTGAGTTTTTTATGATGGGGCTCAGAAAAACAATTGGTATATCAGAAAAAGAGTATAAAGAGATTTTTGCCTGTGGTTTACCTGAGAAATTTCTTTTACTTTTTAATGCATGGAAAGAAAAAGGTCTATGCACACTTACTCAAGACGGCCGTTATGCTATGAGCAGGGAAGGAATGCTTTTTTTGAACCGTTTTCTTGAAGATCTTTTTTAA
- a CDS encoding septum formation initiator family protein — protein sequence MNRAKYLAAIFFGTFVYVLLSMTFGQNSLHCYNKMEEQKRLISRQTSDIQNINSELSLELAALQNDRAVIASYAHKLDYVSEGEKLVKITGLRPAQTTLYDTGTVLRHEEPDFISERICKIAGLAFALLFALVFFLYDVSCGNIVLGKNKKPIVTGIPVYDIPQI from the coding sequence ATGAATCGTGCAAAGTATTTGGCAGCTATATTTTTCGGTACCTTCGTTTATGTTCTTCTATCCATGACTTTTGGACAGAATAGTCTTCATTGTTATAATAAGATGGAGGAGCAGAAGAGGCTTATAAGCCGCCAGACTTCTGATATTCAGAATATTAACAGTGAGCTTTCTCTTGAGCTTGCGGCCCTTCAGAATGACCGTGCTGTAATTGCGTCTTATGCTCATAAGCTTGATTACGTGAGTGAAGGGGAGAAATTAGTAAAAATTACAGGTCTTAGACCGGCTCAGACAACTTTGTACGATACAGGTACTGTTTTGCGCCATGAAGAACCGGATTTTATTTCTGAAAGAATCTGTAAAATTGCTGGTCTTGCTTTTGCGCTGCTTTTTGCATTGGTTTTCTTTTTATACGATGTAAGCTGTGGAAATATTGTATTAGGAAAAAATAAGAAACCGATAGTTACCGGTATTCCTGTTTATGATATTCCCCAAATCTAA
- a CDS encoding motility protein A codes for MDIASLLGIVGGAAMIVMSVLTSGGTLGGIIDIPSVFMTIGGSYFAMFIAAPLKKALGMFKIMGKAFKVPDFGEKNIVINMQALSEKARREGILALEDGLDDLEDPFMKMGLRLVVDGTDGNIIRAIMENEMTQVENRHMEWIGLINAWAGFAPGFGMMGTVLGLIGMLNNLEDKSSLGPNMAVALITTLYGSMMANWLITPFSTKLANQNAVEMRSKEMIIEGVLAIQAGENPRIMAQKLLTYLDPVTRKAIEADVLKD; via the coding sequence ATGGATATAGCATCTTTACTGGGTATTGTCGGCGGTGCTGCCATGATCGTCATGTCAGTATTGACATCTGGTGGTACATTAGGCGGAATTATCGACATCCCGTCTGTTTTCATGACAATCGGTGGTTCTTACTTCGCCATGTTTATTGCGGCTCCTTTAAAGAAAGCCCTTGGTATGTTCAAAATTATGGGTAAGGCATTTAAGGTTCCGGATTTTGGTGAAAAGAATATTGTAATAAATATGCAGGCACTTTCTGAAAAAGCCCGCCGTGAAGGTATTCTTGCACTTGAAGATGGTCTTGATGATCTTGAAGATCCGTTTATGAAAATGGGACTTCGTCTCGTAGTTGATGGTACAGACGGTAACATTATTCGTGCAATCATGGAAAATGAAATGACTCAGGTTGAAAACCGCCATATGGAATGGATTGGCCTTATCAATGCCTGGGCTGGATTCGCACCGGGTTTCGGTATGATGGGTACCGTACTTGGTCTTATTGGTATGTTGAACAACCTCGAAGATAAATCTTCCCTCGGTCCTAACATGGCCGTTGCGTTGATTACAACACTTTACGGATCTATGATGGCCAACTGGTTGATCACTCCGTTCTCAACCAAACTTGCAAACCAGAATGCTGTTGAAATGCGTTCTAAAGAAATGATTATTGAAGGTGTACTTGCCATTCAGGCCGGTGAAAACCCGCGTATTATGGCACAGAAGCTTCTTACTTATCTTGATCCTGTAACAAGAAAAGCAATCGAAGCTGATGTTTTGAAAGACTAA
- the smpB gene encoding SsrA-binding protein SmpB encodes MSDRKIIAENRKARFDYFIEDTYECGIVLEGTEVKSVKNGNISFPDAFAEITNGEVWVKNFHISEYSFSSIFNHDPDRPKKLLLHAEEIKRLTRRVEEKGCTLIPLDFYLKDGRVKVTLGVCKGKKQYDKRAAIKDRDVQRDIQREFAGKLRG; translated from the coding sequence ATGTCCGACAGAAAGATTATTGCAGAAAACAGAAAAGCACGATTTGACTACTTCATTGAAGATACTTACGAATGCGGAATTGTACTGGAAGGTACAGAGGTCAAATCTGTAAAGAATGGAAATATCTCATTTCCTGACGCCTTTGCGGAAATTACAAATGGCGAGGTATGGGTAAAGAACTTCCATATTTCTGAATATTCTTTCTCTTCTATATTTAATCACGATCCGGACAGGCCTAAAAAGCTTCTGCTCCATGCAGAGGAAATCAAAAGGCTTACCCGCCGTGTTGAAGAAAAGGGCTGTACACTTATCCCTTTGGATTTTTATCTTAAAGACGGCCGTGTAAAAGTTACACTGGGAGTTTGTAAAGGTAAAAAGCAGTATGATAAGCGTGCAGCAATTAAAGACCGCGATGTTCAGAGAGACATCCAGCGGGAATTTGCAGGAAAGCTAAGGGGTTGA
- the lepB gene encoding signal peptidase I, which translates to MNRNIEVFSYQLKKERQKRAISVILFFICLYIFVNLAITYLVYPVNQNSCSMIPDVPENSVVMVSPLLNTYERGDIVLLKPRNSVDVNFFKRQADIFVRFFTAQKISIIEKTELPASKAHLRRVVGMPGDTIYMRDYVLYIKPAGQKHFLTEFEIVDKPYNVTFFVPPSDWDTEIGIKGSFDEFTLGYNEYFVLADNRKSSDDSRLWGAVNKEDVSAKVFMCYFPFKSFRLF; encoded by the coding sequence ATGAACCGCAATATAGAAGTTTTTTCATATCAGCTTAAAAAAGAACGTCAGAAACGTGCAATTTCAGTAATTCTTTTCTTTATCTGTCTTTATATATTTGTAAATCTTGCAATTACATATCTTGTTTATCCTGTAAATCAGAATTCATGTTCTATGATACCCGATGTTCCTGAGAACTCTGTTGTAATGGTTTCTCCATTGCTGAATACCTATGAACGTGGGGATATCGTACTCTTAAAGCCACGTAATTCTGTAGATGTTAACTTTTTTAAACGTCAGGCAGATATTTTTGTACGATTTTTCACAGCACAGAAGATTTCAATAATCGAAAAAACTGAACTCCCTGCATCTAAAGCACATTTGCGCCGTGTTGTTGGAATGCCTGGTGATACTATTTATATGAGAGATTATGTTCTCTATATCAAACCGGCTGGACAAAAGCATTTTCTTACAGAATTTGAAATTGTAGACAAACCCTATAATGTTACTTTCTTTGTTCCACCTTCAGACTGGGATACAGAAATTGGTATAAAAGGCTCTTTTGATGAATTTACACTGGGATATAACGAATACTTTGTACTTGCAGATAACAGGAAATCTTCTGACGATTCACGTCTCTGGGGAGCTGTAAATAAAGAAGATGTAAGTGCAAAAGTATTTATGTGTTATTTTCCGTTTAAGAGTTTCCGTTTATTCTGA
- the motB gene encoding flagellar motor protein MotB, whose amino-acid sequence MGKKAKQPEKPSTAWLGTYGDMITLMLCFFVMLYNPSEVDVTQMATITQSLQMQETDTTSGGLSLSAGQLSDLGNNINSLPSLEKGKSLGMAKKKAVSLFAPDVKSNKITITSDERGLIITLLSDNFFEEGSADLNINDTRETLLRLADFFRSDELKGRRFRIEGHTDNTPVAENSKFPSNWELSAARAINVLHYLADYGVRENDFSVAGYSDTRPKFSNDTAEGRAYNRRVDIIILDEGHF is encoded by the coding sequence ATGGGAAAGAAAGCCAAACAGCCTGAAAAACCGTCGACCGCGTGGTTGGGTACTTATGGTGATATGATTACCCTCATGCTCTGCTTCTTCGTTATGCTTTATAACCCTTCGGAAGTAGATGTCACCCAGATGGCTACAATTACACAAAGTCTCCAGATGCAGGAAACCGATACAACATCGGGTGGTCTTTCTTTGTCTGCCGGTCAGCTTTCAGATCTTGGAAATAACATCAACTCGCTTCCTTCTCTCGAAAAAGGTAAGTCGCTTGGTATGGCAAAAAAGAAGGCTGTAAGTCTTTTTGCGCCTGATGTTAAATCAAATAAAATCACAATTACAAGTGATGAGCGTGGACTTATTATTACACTTCTTTCAGATAATTTTTTTGAAGAGGGAAGTGCTGATTTGAATATAAATGATACACGCGAAACCCTTCTTCGTCTTGCGGATTTTTTCCGTTCTGATGAACTGAAAGGAAGAAGATTCCGTATAGAAGGGCATACAGATAATACTCCGGTAGCAGAAAATTCAAAATTTCCTAGTAATTGGGAACTTTCTGCTGCAAGAGCTATTAATGTTCTGCATTATTTAGCCGATTATGGAGTAAGGGAAAATGATTTTTCTGTGGCCGGTTATTCCGACACCAGACCAAAGTTTTCTAACGATACGGCAGAGGGTCGTGCGTATAACAGACGCGTGGATATTATTATCCTAGACGAAGGACACTTTTAG
- a CDS encoding flagellar FlbD family protein, with protein MIDVMRLDGKKYWVNPHMIESMESTPDLTLTMLSGRKIIVKNSPDEIIEKIINYRRNIGVERQEVL; from the coding sequence ATGATTGATGTAATGCGGTTAGATGGGAAAAAATATTGGGTGAATCCGCACATGATTGAAAGTATGGAATCTACTCCTGACCTGACACTTACTATGTTGTCAGGGCGTAAAATCATTGTCAAAAATTCCCCCGATGAAATTATAGAAAAAATCATTAACTACCGAAGAAATATCGGAGTTGAGAGACAAGAGGTCTTGTAA
- a CDS encoding TP0183 family DNA metabolism protein, whose amino-acid sequence MKNTRIVSKKSILSAILLIFTAVLSAQSYNIDYYGIVSTEIDANMSKMTSDLYFTQLSEINNFSVSDKRTTPNLSERPDASEFTEGKLSFFTLITKDTNADKWITTYYVVDKTKNEEHSKRKIYDSFYKLLMEPKDVLKDTIKQLIENDNVATGISTSIQETSTPKSAKIASTEELSGTWSGEDSINKIVIMRGGRGFVIFNNGASMNITVELSGSESNRTVTVIQKGNSNASFYPDLKRTAALSAAVSAAPIKWTLTLTDTNTLKGIKNTLLPDGDDYKEGTIPVVWTKLN is encoded by the coding sequence TTGAAGAACACAAGAATTGTTTCAAAAAAATCAATTTTATCAGCAATTCTTCTCATTTTCACAGCAGTTCTTTCTGCTCAAAGTTATAATATTGACTATTATGGCATCGTCTCTACAGAAATAGATGCAAATATGTCAAAAATGACAAGTGACCTCTATTTTACCCAGCTTTCTGAAATAAATAATTTTTCCGTTTCAGATAAAAGAACTACTCCAAACCTTTCAGAACGTCCTGACGCATCCGAATTTACAGAAGGCAAACTTTCATTTTTCACCTTAATCACAAAAGATACTAATGCAGATAAATGGATTACTACTTACTATGTAGTAGACAAAACTAAAAACGAAGAACATTCAAAACGCAAAATATATGATTCCTTCTATAAATTATTGATGGAACCAAAAGATGTATTAAAAGATACTATCAAACAGTTAATTGAAAACGACAACGTTGCAACAGGTATAAGTACCTCTATTCAGGAAACAAGCACTCCGAAATCAGCTAAAATCGCTTCTACAGAAGAACTTTCCGGTACCTGGAGCGGGGAAGACAGCATCAATAAAATTGTAATAATGCGTGGTGGCCGTGGCTTTGTAATTTTTAATAACGGCGCTTCAATGAATATTACTGTTGAACTTTCGGGTTCAGAATCAAACAGAACAGTAACCGTAATTCAAAAAGGTAATTCAAACGCCTCATTCTATCCGGATCTAAAACGAACAGCAGCTCTTTCAGCTGCTGTTTCTGCAGCCCCGATAAAATGGACACTCACTTTAACAGATACTAATACTCTTAAGGGAATAAAAAACACACTTCTTCCGGATGGAGACGATTACAAAGAAGGTACAATTCCTGTTGTTTGGACTAAACTTAATTAG
- a CDS encoding sensor histidine kinase: MKIRKQFLILSFLVVSVPILCSVFIIIHTYVHSPNRYLLEGTVPPQKEDFPLLTDKELANLTNSLKMLPQEVEAVLCRTTDRKIIYSTIPDIKAGTYMSREELLEYASQTSDKYFYQFTRLPTIDSQTFLITRLSLKRINNEKKTRTYLKILFAIIIITFSSLITILFITRAIFEGLNKIEHSSTQLAEGKLDKPITTENNSSKENEFTCIMHSLEKMRCELLEMQTSKNRFITGISHDLRTPVAVIKGYSEAILDDVITEDAEIKRSMDLIEHKASQLEGMIETLINFMKLNNTEIKENLVTNSITKLIIDFAKYVEITGKVFKRNVSTDIQLPKDIRIPFNNQLVHRSFENLFSNAIRYTKDNDLIEIIAYTNETEKAKSIILQIKDSGVGIDKKDVDHIFETFYRGTNSRKEEGMGIGLSVVKSIMDTHGWEISVTSQKKKGTCFTIVIPY, encoded by the coding sequence ATGAAGATACGAAAACAATTTTTGATTCTATCATTTTTAGTTGTTTCAGTTCCTATTCTTTGCTCTGTTTTTATTATTATTCATACTTACGTTCACTCTCCAAACAGATATCTTCTTGAAGGTACAGTTCCACCCCAAAAAGAAGACTTCCCTCTTCTGACTGATAAGGAATTAGCTAACCTTACAAATTCATTAAAAATGCTGCCTCAGGAAGTTGAAGCAGTTTTATGCCGTACAACTGACAGAAAAATTATTTATTCAACAATTCCAGATATTAAAGCAGGAACTTATATGTCCAGAGAGGAACTTCTTGAATATGCCTCTCAAACCTCAGATAAATACTTTTACCAGTTTACACGACTACCAACAATAGATTCACAAACCTTTTTAATTACAAGACTTTCACTTAAAAGAATTAACAATGAAAAGAAAACCCGTACTTATCTTAAAATTCTTTTTGCTATTATCATTATTACATTTTCTAGTCTTATTACAATTCTTTTTATAACAAGGGCAATTTTTGAAGGACTTAATAAGATAGAACATTCCAGCACACAACTTGCCGAAGGAAAACTCGACAAACCTATTACTACAGAAAATAATTCCAGCAAGGAAAATGAATTTACATGCATTATGCATAGCCTTGAAAAAATGCGCTGCGAATTACTGGAAATGCAGACTAGCAAAAACCGCTTTATTACAGGTATCAGTCATGATCTTAGAACTCCTGTTGCTGTAATAAAAGGTTATTCCGAAGCAATTTTAGATGATGTAATTACAGAAGACGCAGAAATCAAAAGATCCATGGACCTTATTGAACACAAAGCATCTCAGCTAGAAGGTATGATTGAAACCCTTATCAACTTCATGAAGCTTAATAATACAGAAATTAAAGAAAATCTTGTAACCAACTCAATTACAAAACTGATTATAGACTTTGCTAAATATGTTGAAATCACAGGTAAAGTTTTTAAACGTAATGTAAGTACAGATATTCAGTTACCAAAAGATATCCGAATACCTTTTAATAACCAGCTGGTGCACCGTTCTTTTGAAAACCTGTTCAGCAATGCTATCAGATATACAAAAGATAATGATTTAATTGAGATTATTGCCTATACAAATGAAACTGAAAAAGCAAAATCAATCATCTTACAGATAAAAGATTCTGGTGTAGGAATTGATAAAAAAGACGTTGATCATATTTTTGAAACCTTTTACCGGGGAACAAACTCCCGCAAGGAAGAAGGAATGGGCATAGGACTTTCTGTAGTAAAGAGCATTATGGATACCCATGGCTGGGAAATTTCTGTTACATCTCAGAAAAAGAAAGGAACATGTTTTACAATTGTTATCCCTTACTAA
- the fliN gene encoding flagellar motor switch protein FliN, protein MSDGAISQDEIDALLSGVAIDGLNSSGHVGNGPTYHFDIPTLQSMADALKPKLEENINKTTSVTFTTENPVVEQTNRDHVLSKLPEVVIGINADYNAGVKGSHLYLMAPEFALKIFQLVSSEEATEVDDMVLSVVSEFIATHISAEIQEVESKGNASGLGYGTPETLNESKAMIMFPQGDFVLASYPLTYDGNAYTLWECIGGDAAEGLTKALGGGTDDSASLTPIDLGGMNAAAGGQAMGGAPMGGMQQMGGAMPNMGMGMGMQQPMGGMPNMGMGNGMAMGGMGMGMPQNMGVNMGMNVPNVQQLQYPNLQTGLNAGEQGNISLIMDVFMEMTVELGRTKKTIKDILGMGEGTIIELDKLAGEPVDILVNHKKIAKGEVVVIDENFGVRVTEILSPMERVSELN, encoded by the coding sequence ATGAGTGATGGTGCTATCTCACAGGATGAAATTGATGCTTTGCTTTCAGGTGTTGCAATTGACGGATTGAATTCATCTGGACATGTAGGTAATGGTCCTACATATCATTTTGATATACCGACTCTTCAATCAATGGCTGATGCGCTTAAGCCTAAGCTGGAAGAAAATATCAATAAAACAACAAGCGTAACCTTTACTACAGAAAATCCTGTAGTTGAGCAGACTAACCGTGACCACGTGTTGTCAAAGCTGCCAGAGGTTGTAATCGGAATCAATGCAGACTATAACGCAGGTGTAAAAGGAAGCCATCTTTATCTTATGGCTCCAGAATTTGCACTTAAGATTTTCCAGCTTGTAAGTTCAGAAGAAGCAACAGAAGTTGATGATATGGTTCTTTCTGTTGTTTCTGAATTTATTGCAACTCATATCAGTGCAGAAATCCAGGAAGTAGAGAGCAAAGGAAATGCTTCTGGACTTGGTTATGGAACTCCAGAAACTCTTAATGAGTCAAAGGCTATGATCATGTTCCCTCAGGGTGACTTTGTTCTTGCAAGCTATCCGCTTACTTATGATGGAAATGCATATACTCTCTGGGAATGTATTGGTGGAGATGCTGCTGAAGGTCTTACAAAGGCTCTCGGTGGTGGAACAGATGATTCTGCAAGTCTTACTCCAATTGATCTCGGTGGAATGAATGCTGCTGCAGGCGGTCAGGCTATGGGCGGTGCTCCAATGGGCGGAATGCAGCAGATGGGCGGTGCAATGCCTAATATGGGAATGGGCATGGGAATGCAGCAGCCTATGGGCGGAATGCCAAATATGGGTATGGGTAACGGAATGGCCATGGGTGGTATGGGAATGGGAATGCCACAGAACATGGGTGTAAATATGGGAATGAATGTTCCTAACGTTCAACAGTTACAGTATCCAAATCTCCAGACAGGTCTTAATGCTGGTGAACAGGGCAATATCAGTCTTATCATGGACGTATTCATGGAAATGACTGTAGAGCTCGGTCGTACAAAGAAAACCATTAAAGATATTCTTGGAATGGGTGAAGGTACAATTATCGAGCTTGATAAACTTGCCGGTGAGCCTGTAGATATTCTTGTAAACCATAAGAAGATTGCAAAGGGAGAAGTTGTAGTCATCGATGAAAACTTCGGTGTTCGTGTAACTGAAATCCTTTCTCCTATGGAACGAGTATCAGAATTGAACTAA
- a CDS encoding flagellar basal body-associated FliL family protein, which translates to MADDDEINLDEGGAGSAPEKKRGIGGLLSGLLKWIIIGLAAIIVIVVVVVVTVKITSKNSTQVTAIPTSEEYVSGQREIYDWYTSLGIIQTTTCDDPPATVRVDVALAYKKDDKATSTEITQRTVELKAFLRRYFSGKTAAELRNTNNEDALENEIKNGINDKILSSSRIRDVVFQQKDVIEQN; encoded by the coding sequence ATGGCAGACGATGATGAAATCAACCTCGATGAGGGTGGTGCAGGTTCAGCTCCTGAAAAAAAGCGTGGTATTGGCGGATTACTTTCCGGCCTTCTTAAATGGATTATTATTGGACTCGCTGCAATCATTGTTATTGTTGTAGTAGTTGTTGTAACTGTAAAGATTACAAGTAAAAACTCTACACAGGTTACTGCAATTCCGACATCAGAAGAATATGTTTCTGGCCAGCGTGAAATTTACGACTGGTATACATCTTTAGGAATAATCCAGACAACAACATGTGATGATCCTCCTGCAACTGTACGTGTAGACGTTGCTTTAGCCTATAAAAAGGATGATAAGGCTACTTCTACAGAAATTACACAGCGTACTGTAGAGCTTAAGGCTTTCCTGCGCCGCTATTTTAGTGGTAAAACTGCTGCAGAGCTTCGCAATACAAATAATGAAGATGCATTGGAAAACGAAATTAAAAACGGAATCAATGATAAGATTCTGAGCAGTTCACGAATTCGTGATGTTGTTTTCCAGCAGAAAGATGTAATAGAGCAAAATTAA
- the fliM gene encoding flagellar motor switch protein FliM, producing MNEVLSQDEIDQLLTAISSGDTEADDFKPVNSARKIKIYDFKRPDKFSKEQLRTVSNMHETFARLTTTSLSAQLRSLVHVHVASVDQLTYEEFIRSIPTPTTLAVINMDPLKGNAVLEIDPAITFCMIDRLFGGRGATTGNKNRDLTDIEQEVMETVIVRILANIREAWTQVIDLRPRFAQIETNPQFAQIVPPTEMVVLVTLETKVGDEEGMMNFCIPYLVLEPIISKLSSQFWFSSVRKSSTTQYLGTIKQQLTTVDMDVVAEIGTINLSIRDVLSLRCGDVVRLSSVKVGDPLTLSVGNKKKFYCQPGVVGKKMAVQITGKIENIESDEFEELSVEGEDTYE from the coding sequence ATGAACGAAGTTCTGTCACAGGACGAAATTGACCAGCTTCTTACAGCAATCAGCTCGGGTGATACCGAAGCAGATGACTTTAAGCCGGTCAATAGTGCCCGCAAAATAAAGATATATGACTTCAAGCGTCCTGATAAATTTTCAAAGGAACAGCTGCGTACGGTCTCAAACATGCATGAGACCTTTGCTCGTTTAACAACAACTTCGCTTTCTGCTCAGCTTCGTTCTCTTGTTCATGTACACGTTGCTTCAGTAGATCAGCTTACATACGAGGAATTTATTCGTTCTATTCCAACTCCTACAACTCTTGCTGTAATCAACATGGATCCACTTAAGGGTAATGCCGTTTTGGAAATTGACCCGGCAATTACCTTCTGTATGATTGACCGTCTATTTGGTGGACGTGGTGCTACAACAGGAAATAAAAACCGTGACCTTACAGATATCGAACAGGAAGTAATGGAAACGGTTATTGTCCGCATTCTTGCAAATATCCGTGAAGCATGGACACAGGTAATTGACCTTCGTCCACGTTTTGCTCAGATAGAAACTAACCCTCAGTTTGCTCAGATTGTACCTCCAACAGAAATGGTTGTGCTTGTTACTCTGGAAACTAAGGTTGGTGATGAGGAAGGAATGATGAACTTCTGTATTCCTTACCTCGTTCTTGAACCGATTATTTCAAAGCTGTCATCTCAGTTCTGGTTCTCTTCTGTAAGAAAGAGTTCTACTACACAGTACCTGGGAACTATTAAGCAGCAGCTTACTACTGTCGATATGGATGTAGTAGCAGAAATCGGTACAATCAATTTGTCTATTAGAGATGTACTTTCATTGCGTTGTGGTGATGTTGTACGTCTTTCAAGCGTAAAAGTTGGAGATCCTCTGACTCTTAGCGTAGGAAATAAGAAAAAGTTTTACTGTCAGCCAGGTGTTGTCGGTAAAAAAATGGCAGTTCAAATTACAGGAAAGATTGAAAACATTGAGTCAGACGAGTTTGAAGAGCTTTCTGTAGAAGGAGAAGATACTTATGAGTGA
- a CDS encoding response regulator transcription factor → MATTPCIYIIEDEESISKLIQLYLTKEQIESKPFLNAEAALQELKEGHKPNLIILDLNLPGMSGFEFLEELQKQFSKDMPSVMILSARDTDEDIIKGLGYGADDFVTKPFSPGVLIARIKANLRRQSFFLEKMEATINFGPYSLLLGSCVLKKNGQKISLSTKEYEVLEFLVKNAGQVIAPEKIYQNVWKVEYGDITAVAVYIQRLRKKIEDNPSDCKYIKTDFGNGYIFSDEYMTKNC, encoded by the coding sequence ATGGCAACTACACCCTGTATATACATTATTGAAGATGAAGAATCTATTTCTAAACTCATTCAGCTCTATCTGACAAAAGAACAAATTGAATCAAAACCTTTTTTAAACGCTGAAGCAGCATTACAGGAACTCAAGGAGGGACATAAACCAAACCTCATCATTCTTGACCTAAACCTTCCTGGAATGAGCGGATTTGAATTTCTTGAAGAATTACAGAAACAATTCAGTAAAGACATGCCTTCTGTAATGATTCTTTCAGCGCGTGATACAGATGAAGACATCATAAAAGGCCTTGGCTATGGAGCAGATGACTTTGTTACAAAACCATTCTCTCCTGGTGTACTGATTGCACGTATAAAAGCAAACCTTCGCCGTCAGAGTTTCTTCCTTGAAAAAATGGAAGCAACAATAAACTTTGGCCCATATTCACTATTACTTGGAAGCTGCGTACTTAAAAAGAATGGTCAGAAAATCTCTCTTTCGACAAAAGAATATGAAGTTCTTGAATTCCTTGTAAAGAATGCAGGCCAGGTAATTGCCCCTGAAAAAATCTACCAGAATGTCTGGAAAGTTGAATACGGTGATATTACAGCGGTCGCCGTTTACATTCAGCGTCTCCGCAAGAAAATCGAAGACAATCCTTCGGACTGTAAATACATTAAAACAGATTTTGGTAACGGATACATTTTTTCGGATGAATATATGACTAAAAACTGTTAG